One Callospermophilus lateralis isolate mCalLat2 chromosome 6, mCalLat2.hap1, whole genome shotgun sequence genomic region harbors:
- the Cenpw gene encoding centromere protein W isoform X1, translated as MALSTTVSQRKQIKRKAPRGFLKRVFKQRKPHLRLESRGDLLVHLNCLLFIHRLAEESRANACENKCGVINKDHVVAAAKLHLAHHVFHPGKHP; from the exons ATGGCTCTTTCGACCACGGTCTCCCAGAGGAAGCAGATCAAGCGGAAGGCTCCCCGAGGCTTTCTCAAGCGCGTCTTCAAACAACGGAAGCCTCACCTTCGTCTGGAGTCGCGTGGAGATTTACTG GTTCATTTGAACTGTTTACTCTTTATTCATCGACTAGCAGAAGAGTCCAGGGCAAATGCTTGTGAGAATAAATGTGGAGTCATTAACAAGGATCATGTAGTGGCTGCAGCAAAG TTACACCTGGCCCACCATGTCTTCCACCCTGGCAAACATCCGTAA
- the Cenpw gene encoding centromere protein W isoform X2 has product MALSTTVSQRKQIKRKAPRGFLKRVFKQRKPHLRLESRGDLLVHLNCLLFIHRLAEESRANACENKCGVINKDHVVAAAKVILKKSRG; this is encoded by the exons ATGGCTCTTTCGACCACGGTCTCCCAGAGGAAGCAGATCAAGCGGAAGGCTCCCCGAGGCTTTCTCAAGCGCGTCTTCAAACAACGGAAGCCTCACCTTCGTCTGGAGTCGCGTGGAGATTTACTG GTTCATTTGAACTGTTTACTCTTTATTCATCGACTAGCAGAAGAGTCCAGGGCAAATGCTTGTGAGAATAAATGTGGAGTCATTAACAAGGATCATGTAGTGGCTGCAGCAAAG GTAATTCTAAAGAAAAGCAGAGGTTAA